One genomic window of Corynebacterium diphtheriae includes the following:
- a CDS encoding dihydrofolate reductase, which translates to MLRAIWAQSTDGVIGDGNDMPWHVPEDLAYFKATTLGAPVIMGRTTWTTIPERFRPLPGRRNFVLSSRAPGAWSTGAEVVTAIPELDCDAWIMGGGAVYTSTLPLVDEVVITLIDATLAPVLGDAAVYAPALDDSFEVVEESPWQQSASGTVLGTPARYKFQRLRRR; encoded by the coding sequence ATGCTGCGCGCGATTTGGGCTCAGTCCACTGATGGGGTGATTGGCGATGGCAACGACATGCCCTGGCATGTTCCCGAAGACCTCGCCTATTTCAAGGCCACCACTTTGGGCGCACCTGTGATTATGGGTCGCACCACGTGGACTACGATCCCAGAACGCTTCCGCCCGCTGCCAGGGCGTCGTAACTTTGTGCTCTCCTCCCGAGCACCCGGCGCGTGGAGCACGGGTGCCGAGGTCGTCACTGCAATCCCCGAGCTCGACTGCGATGCATGGATCATGGGCGGCGGCGCCGTCTACACAAGCACACTTCCGCTGGTAGACGAGGTAGTGATCACGCTTATCGACGCCACCCTCGCTCCCGTACTCGGCGACGCAGCAGTATATGCACCAGCCCTCGACGATAGCTTTGAGGTTGTTGAGGAATCCCCATGGCAGCAATCTGCTTCCGGGA